The genomic region GAATCCAGATACAAGCTGTAAAAGGCAGAAATGATTATTCCAGAATAGGAGGCTTGTTTCTGGGAGAACTCACTATTGACCACTCCTCCAGAGTACGCGTCCCTGTGTGTGGCGTAGACGATGCCCCGACGGCCCAGATCGTACGCCTCCTCCACTGTCATGTCCTCTCGGAGGCCGCTGTCCACCACGGCGTAGGCATAACTGTTCCCAGAGCCAGTGGAGAACATCTGCCCGGAGAACCGATTCCCATTCCCATCCACATAGTAAAGACCAGGGCCCTGCAGAGAGATGCTGTTATGATGCGTTTgttgttcctcttcttcacgTTCAAGCTTCATTATGTTGAAGCCTGATGTTGTCAGAGTGTTTTTATCTGTTCCTCTCATGTTTTCTCTGATTCATGGGTTTTCTAACGGtcatgtttttaattttatccATTAACTGTGGTAATATTGGTAAGGGGTGACCTCATTATGTGTTTAAGGTCACTTTTTGTTCATCCTTCATCCTTTAAAGAGGAAACCAACTCGGTGAGGAGGTTATTTcatgctgaaggtcagaggtcactccaGTTTCCTGACTTC from Takifugu rubripes chromosome 12, fTakRub1.2, whole genome shotgun sequence harbors:
- the LOC101076852 gene encoding proteasome subunit beta type-8-like, whose product is MMLGYRGMGLSVGSMICGWDKQGPGLYYVDGNGNRFSGQMFSTGSGNSYAYAVVDSGLREDMTVEEAYDLGRRGIVYATHRDAYSGGVVNMYHMMEDGWIKVCQDDVSQLIHLYKKEMF